In Bradyrhizobium paxllaeri, the genomic stretch AGGGGCACCATCTGCCAAGCCGCCACCAGCCGACCCGCCAACACCGGACGCCGAGCTATACCGCCGAGGCCGCGAAGTGCTCGGCAAGAACTGCGGCGGCCTGATCACCGACCTCAAGAAACACCACGGCGGCAACGTCGCGCTTGCACGCGCCACCATCGAACACGCTTCCACCAAGGCAGACCCGCGCGAGTACGTCGGCGCCGTCATCCGAGGTCGAGGTCGTCAGACCAGCGGCGAGCTATGGGACACCGGAATATGAAAACCGCGTTCGACATCCTGCGCGCTCACGGCATCGAAACGCGACGCATGCCAGGGCGTGGCCGGTTCTACACCACGTGCCCGAACTGCTCGGCATCACGAAAGAAAAAACGCGACACCTGCCTTAGCGTCGAGATCACCGAGATCGGCGTGCGCTGGCGCTGTCACCACTGCCCATGGAAGGGAGGCGAACTGTATGAACCAAAAAATTCTCGGCGGGATCGGCGTGGAGTTCTTCGAGGGACGCGGGATCAGCGCGGAAACCGCCGCTCGGTTTGGGGTGTATACGGGTAGGAAGCTGTTCAAGCCTGATCCGGACAATCCGCACCGGCGCAAGTTCGATCGCGTCGATCCTGATCCTGCCGGCAATGTGCTGGTCTTCCCGACGGAAGAGCACGGCGTCGTGGTCGCGGAGGAGTACCGCGAGAACAAGCAGGACGGCGACAAGGATATTTGGCAGCGCAACGGCAACAAGCGCACGTTCTGGAATTGCGAGGTGATGGACGATCCGGCGCTCGCCGATGGACACATGCCGCTGATCATCACCGAGGGGCGCATCGACGGGCTCACCTCGATCGACTGCGGATTCCCGTTCACCGTCTCGGTACCGTGTGGCGGTCCGACAGTGCCGATGGGCCGTGATCCGGAAGACCTCGACCCGCTGGATGTCGACAAGGATGCGCAGGGTGAATTCGATTATGTCTTCAATAATCGACAGCGCCTGAAGGTGATCAAGCGTTTCGTGCTCGCAACCGACGATGACCCGGTCGGCAAGCGATTGCGCGCCGAGCTTGTCCGACGCTTGCTGCCGAGCCGCTGCATGTTCGTCGAGTATCCCGATGGCTGCAAAGACCTTAACGCGGTGCGCACGAAGCATGGTCCGGAAGAGGTCGCGCGCGTGCTCAACGCGGCGAAGCCGTTTCCAGTGCATGGCGTCTACACGCTTTCGGAATTCCCCGACCTGCCAGCGCTGCAAACCTATTCGACCGGCTGGCCGCTGCTCGACGAATACGTTCGGCCATTCCTCGGTGAGATCATGTTCGTGCTCGGCATCCCGGGTCATGGCAAGAGCGCGTTGGTCACAAACCTGGCAGCGAACTTCGCGGAGCAATACGGCTGGCGCATTGCGATGTTCGCGCCGGAAGAGCCGACCGTGCCACACATGCGCGACAAACTTCGGCGCGTGCGCATGTCATCGCCGGTCATGCGTGCCAAGTACGGCAACGCGCTCGGTGATCTCGATCGCGACGCTTTGCGTGAGGTCGACCAGTGGATCAACGATCATTTCCTGTTCATCGCATCAGATCCACTCGGGCAGGGCGATGACGAAGTTTATCTCGACTGGCTGATCGAACGTGCGGTCGATTGTGTGCACCGGCATGCGATCCGCGTGCTGGTGGTCGACCCTTGGAATGAGGTTGAGCAATCGCGAGGCCCGCGCGAATCCCTGACCGAGTACACTGGCCGCGCGTTGCGCCTCATAAACCGTTTTCGGCACAACTACGGCGTCATGGTGATTGTGCTGATCCATCCGACAAAGGAGGTCGGCAAAGACGGCAAAGGCAGAGCACCGACGCCATACGACGCAGATGGCTCGGCGCATTGGTACAATAAGGCTGATCATTTTCTGATCATCCACCGCGAGAATGACTTCAGCGATGAAGCGGCAATTCGTATTGCCAAGTGCAAGTTCGAAGGCACCGGTCAGAAGGGCATGATCAAGATGAAATTCGATCGCGAAGCCGGCCGCTATCACCGGCTCGACCAGGTGGCCGCATGACCCGCGCCAGGCTCAACCAGGTCGCGCAGCTGATCCCGGCGGCCGAGAAATGGAACCCGCTGGAGTGCAGCGGACCGGCGCCGGAATACATCCCGCCGGCATGGGACGGTCCGCATGTCGGTCTGCGCCTGGTGCAAGCTTTCTCTACGCTTGCCCGTTTGCCTGGTCTGATCATTCCAGGTTACGGCGCTGCATGGCCGGAATATGCCTATGAATTCGGCGACCTGACCGACCATGACCAGTACGATCGCGAGCGCGACGCCGCAGTACAGAACCGCACGCGCTTGATGCCGGACGCTGGCGCGATCAGTCGCATGGAAGCCGCGATTGTATGGCCAGCACGCTATGTGAACGACACAGCCATGCGGCGAATTGTCCAACGCGTTGCGATGCTGCGCGCGCGTGAGGTGCCGCTGCACGCCATCGCTCGACGGCTAAAACGTAGCGCAAAAGGAGTGCGGAATGAGAACCGCAAAGGCCTCGACACGATCGCCGCCGGACTGCGACGCGACGATTGTCCAATTTTCTGACAGCTTGACGGAACCTGCGTCCGTTGTTTCAATCGAGAGCGTTGCTTTCCAGTACTTGGCGGCCACTGGGGCGGTGGCTATCGTCATGGGGCGCGGTGAAGCGCGAATAGTGCAAGCAGCAGCGATGGACCGTCACCAGCAATTCTATGGTGTGGTCGACGACCTGATCTGGGTGAGTGACCGCCGGGTTGCTCGCCGCATAGTAAGAACAGCAAAGAAGCGGCAGCAGCGTGATGTACGAAAAACAGCGCGAAGTTTGGGGCTCAAGTACGCCGAGCACGACAAAACAATCGCACGTGCGCAAGAGACGGCGCTTGAATTAGAACGTGGTCTGCGTCTCGCAAGAGCTAGCGGAGCTTTAAGCTTCTTCCATCAAGAATATCAGACCCGGCGGCGCAATGCGGCGGAGCGCGGCGTTCGGTTCATGTCATTTCGGAGGGCCGAAATGCGTTTCCGCCGAGTCTTGATCGCTCGGCTCGCAAGAGATGGTGCGATCGACAAGACCGTGGTGGATGAGGTCTTTCATGCCTGGGACTAGGAGGGGCGGCACCGTGCGATACGTCGCCTATCGTGTGCTAACGCCGGATGGCCGCAAGATCGATAGTGTGGCGACGCTGCCAAGCCATCCTAGTCCAAATGATGTTCGCCAGGTGGTTAACCACCTGTTGGACGGCGGCGCCGCCGAGCACGTGGTCGTGCTGCAAAAAGATCGCCGCACTGACATGTTTGTCGACGAACAGAGTCACCTGAAGCACTTGCGCCGCAATGAAGCGGCAACGGCGCTCTTCCGCGCAGCGGCGTTGCGCGGCAATCCGCACCGTGATCCCGAAACGCTGCCCTACATCGCAGGCCCGGCGATCGTGTTTGATGAGCCGGTTTGGCCGAAAACTAAATTTTCTACTTAATGTCACTAACGCCTTGAGCGTTGGGCGAGAATTCGCCGCGCGCAAGCTGCGCTTGACATGGCGCGCAAGAAGTTTTTGTTGACGTCGGCTCGATTGGCCAGCTTCTATACGCGCGCACGCGTGAAGTCCTGGACTCTGTCTTCCTTCGTGCCATGCTTCCTGGGCAAAGGTGAACCCAAAGCCCCGTTCGTGAAAGCGAGCGGGGTTTTGCATGTGCAAGCCTCGCATTCACTGAAGCGGCTTAACGGGAAGCGATCATGTTCAATCTCTCGATCGATGCCCGCGAACTGATCCAGGTCGGCGATGTCTATGATCAGATCGGCAAGCAAACGCCGCTGGCGCTGTCGCGTGCGCTCAACTGGGTTGGCAACAAGGCGCGCACCGCTGCAGGCCGTGCGCTCGCCGAACAGACCGGCCTGCGCTACGGCAAGGTGCGCGCTGAAATCCGCACCTATCCGTCAAGGCCGACCGATCTGGAATACTCGATCGGCGTGTCGGGCCGACCGCTCGGACTGAAAGACTTCGGCGCGCGCCAGGTGAGGGCCGGCGTATCGGCCGCACCATGGGCCACGCGTCGGGTGTTTCCGCATACGTTCATCGTCGACAAGCTCGGCGGCCAGGTATTCGTGCGTGAGAGCAAAAAGCGCCTGCCAATCCGCAAATTGTGGGGACCGGCGCTGCCGAAAGAGCTTGTCAAAGACGAAGTGCCGAAGGCCTGGGACGAAGTCGCCAAGCGCGACTTCCCGGGCCGTGTGCTGCACGAAGTCGAGCGGCTGTTTCAGCAACCAAAGTCGCAATCCTGATCTGGAGAACCAACCATGCCGCGTATTGCAGTCGACAGTGGCCCATCGGGTAAACTTGTGAAGGTGACCAGCGGCCAAACGTTTGCGAGGTGTCGCGCGCTATTGGTCGGCACGGCCGGCACCGGTACGCTTGTGGATGCGACGGGCACCACGCTGACCGATGTGCCGCTGCAGCAAGGTTACAATCCGTTGGAGGTGACCAAGGTGACGTTTGGCACCGTCAACGACGTGTGGGCGCTGTACTGATGAGCCCGCTTGGTATCGGCCTCGGCGCTGGAATCACCGAACGGCCGCACCGTCGCGGCGGGGTGGTCAGTCTGCCGAAACTGCCGCTGTCGGCGCGCTGGATAGCCGAAGGCGATAGCATCACGGCGGGGTCGAGCGGTCCGCAGTGGTCCTGGCAGGCAATTGTAGCGACGCGCGGTCGCCTGTTCAATCCGCAAAACTGGAATCAGGCTGTCGGCGGTCAGACCGCCGCGCAGATGGCGACGCAAATTGCCGCGACCATGGCGCCGCTGCCGAAACTGGTGACCTTCCTGGCTGGCACCAACGATCTCGCTGGTTCGTCCGATACGCCGGCGACGATCTATGCGAACATTCTCG encodes the following:
- a CDS encoding DnaB-like helicase C-terminal domain-containing protein, with product MAGSTPRARTARHHERKNATPALASRSPRSACAGAVTTAHGREANCMNQKILGGIGVEFFEGRGISAETAARFGVYTGRKLFKPDPDNPHRRKFDRVDPDPAGNVLVFPTEEHGVVVAEEYRENKQDGDKDIWQRNGNKRTFWNCEVMDDPALADGHMPLIITEGRIDGLTSIDCGFPFTVSVPCGGPTVPMGRDPEDLDPLDVDKDAQGEFDYVFNNRQRLKVIKRFVLATDDDPVGKRLRAELVRRLLPSRCMFVEYPDGCKDLNAVRTKHGPEEVARVLNAAKPFPVHGVYTLSEFPDLPALQTYSTGWPLLDEYVRPFLGEIMFVLGIPGHGKSALVTNLAANFAEQYGWRIAMFAPEEPTVPHMRDKLRRVRMSSPVMRAKYGNALGDLDRDALREVDQWINDHFLFIASDPLGQGDDEVYLDWLIERAVDCVHRHAIRVLVVDPWNEVEQSRGPRESLTEYTGRALRLINRFRHNYGVMVIVLIHPTKEVGKDGKGRAPTPYDADGSAHWYNKADHFLIIHRENDFSDEAAIRIAKCKFEGTGQKGMIKMKFDREAGRYHRLDQVAA
- a CDS encoding DUF6362 family protein gives rise to the protein MTRARLNQVAQLIPAAEKWNPLECSGPAPEYIPPAWDGPHVGLRLVQAFSTLARLPGLIIPGYGAAWPEYAYEFGDLTDHDQYDRERDAAVQNRTRLMPDAGAISRMEAAIVWPARYVNDTAMRRIVQRVAMLRAREVPLHAIARRLKRSAKGVRNENRKGLDTIAAGLRRDDCPIF